The DNA segment CGGGTGGCACAGGGGGTGCTTCGAGAAacgaggggaagaggaaagggTCGGCAGTCGTGGTCGCACGCGTGTTGGCCGTCCCTGTATCGGTGAAggtatttttttttttggactAATCTGAAGGTGCATATAGTTGCTTGTTTTCcttccgtgtgtgtgtgcgtgtgtgtggttaGGGGAACCGGCTTCGTCATTTTTTCTTCAGCGGGCAAATACAGAAGCGCGCGACGCGACGAGCGGGGGCCTCCTCCATTCCTGGGCAGCGGTAGCGTGGGCGTGGAGCCGTGGAGCGCCGCCTTGTGTGGTTTCCACAGAGCAGGGATTGAGGCGGACACATGTGGTCGCTAcagacgcagagagagaaaaactCTTCATGGGCGGCCTCTGCGACAAAGTCGGTACTCGGCAAAGACATGATTGACCAGTTTTTCGTTGGGCTAACACCCTCTCCACCTGCTCGCTGTCATTTTGCTTGGccacctctcccctccttctctccgtcATTCACTCTATGCCTGCCTGTTGCTGTGCGTTACCTCGTGTGTCGCCGCACAGAAGCACGTCTCTTGAACAAAGCAGCTGCTGTCATCACACGCGCCACAAATACAATGTCAGCGTCTTCCGAGGCAGCGAAGCTGCAAacaccgccacagcagcggcaggtgcACTACATATCTGATAACGTGTACTCACTCGGAACTCTTAGTTGCGCCGTCTGTGGCCAGACCTTCCCGATTCACACGAACGCGTgccagcgcagcacctgcggcTGGTGCGGAACTCTGCACGAGCCCGGCACGCACTCGGCGCTTCAGAAGCATCATCGCGCCATGCGCAGGACAAGCGATGGTGTCAAAACGAGCAGCAAGATGTGCTCCCTGGACACCagcgctgctctcttcttcaCCGAGAAGGAAGTGACCGCCGCAGTGGAATACATTCGCCAGACGCTGGGTGGCACGTCGCCCTTTGGGGCAGCTCCCGGCGCCGTTGGTGGAGCCAAGAGTGCCGGCATTACCGAGGTGGATAATCGCATTATTGAGGAAGCCTTCTGCGAGACGTGCGGTGTCCACCGCCCCTGCAAGACCTTTGCCCGGCAAACGCGTAGCGCGGATGAGGGTCAGACAATTTTCTTTCAGTGCACCAAGTGCAGCTCGGAGTGGCAGCAGAACTCTTAAGAGGTCGGCCGTGACGCCCCACGGCCTCATCCCAGTTTCTCAAGTCGTCACGACAACAACGCTTAGGGGACGGAAAAGAGTTCGCGTTTGTCCTCGTGcgttcctcctccctttatTCTTCTCCGCTTTCGGCATCGGTGCTGGTGCATGTTtgcatgtgtatgcgtgtgtgtgtgcgtcttttCTGTGCGATCAACGTCTCCTCCGTAACTGTGGCTAACAGGATTCTCAACCTCCCAATATGTCGCCGTCAGAGTGATCATGCCCCATCACATCACCTCTTGTCGTCTCTGAGCAAGACTAGAAAGCGAACCTCTTTTATTGAGGGCGGTGTCTATTGGGGGACGTCTACGAGATCACTTCGCCCcgtctgcctccctctcttgccgTTGTGAGTCTGCATATGTACAACGCGGCACTCGTTCCTCTCTGCTTATACTTGTCCATGCACTTCTTTCTTGACCTTGCGTCTGTGGTActttgtatgtgtgtgtggggggggggggcaactCCTCTCTCGGATGTGTCGCTCACCTGCTCGAATGCACACGCAGTGGCGATTGCGTGGTGCCAAGCGCTGGTGCTTACTCTACCCTGTGAGTTTGCGAGAGTGTCGTGGTGGCCGACGCTGCAGTTTGAACCTGTGagtcgctgcgctgcttcaTCGCGAAGATACGAAAGCGAGAAAGCGCGCGTTGAGGAGGTCTGCGCAGTTTCGtgtttttttctctttctctcactCTAGGTCATCTGACAAGAAAAGGGTCTAACATAAGCGACTTTAGACTCCGATGGTGCTGGCTGGTGAATCTCGCACAGcctcggcggctgcgcagaaGCCAGCTGCGGCTTCAACACTTTCTCCGTACCCGCCGCATCCGGCTGGGGGCGTCGGCGCAAGCGCCATGACAAAGAGCGCCACGCAGGCTTCCTCCACAGcttcgccggcggcggctaACGCGGCTTCAGCAAAGGAGGCGTCCAGCACGATTGGTGATCTTgccgccacgacggcgccggtggagTGCTTGCTGCAGATCGGCCAGCCGAGCTTCTCCACGCAGCTCGACTTCATTAAGGTAAACCGCGCGGTGGCCTCTCTGGAGCGCGCGGTGGAGCGACTAGAGCTGCTCAGCCTTCTAGATGCCGCCGGCCCCACCCCAGGTATGGAGGGAAGCCACCAAAATGCGAATGGCACGAGAACTGCTTCGAGTGCGATagctgttgctgcggcgtcgacaGCCAGCTTTTATCCGCACAACTCATCGCGTGGACCCGCCGTGCTGGCGGGCGTCGCCCACGACGCGAgcgtcgccaccgcgcagaaggtggcggaggtgctggcagtcactcagcagcagcgtggctGCGGACGCGCGTCGGTGCTCGAGTTgctcgcggagctgcggGTGTTGGAGCGCCGCTACGGGGAGCTGTTAACCCAGGATCAGCCAACCGTGCTCCTCCACCCTGGGGAACCGCAGCTGCATCCCAAGTGCTTCGCACACGTTCGCGACCCCTCGAAGGCGGCTTTGCAACGGGAGCTAGCCTTGGTGTCTAACCGACTTCGAGATACGAATCGTCTCCTCTGTACACAGCTACAGGACAACCCTCAAGACGCGGACAACTGGGCCAAGGTGTGCAATGGACGACGGGAGCTGACGGCGTTACTGAAAGAGGCGATCAAAGAGCTGACCGTGGGATACAAGGAAGCCCTGCAGACCCAGCAGCtccgacagcagcagcaccaggcAAACGCTGTCCTCGACGGTGGTCTTCGGCAAAGCATCGCCCAGaccggcgtcggcgaggaCGCTCACTTCGGTCATGTGGCATTCAACGGCGCTGGTGCCTTCGGGCTCGCCCGGAGCGACAGTAGGCCATCTTCCACggtcggcggtggtgccgtcTCCACCGAGAGCGGGTCGCGGGCCTCCGTCTTTCTCAAATGCTTTGGCAGCAATTTGCAGCGACCTCGCGTGTCGCGAGTGGTACAGCAGGGGCCGCGCATCCCGCTCTCTTCGTCTTACCAGCAGTTCGCCGTGAAGATTCTGCAGGAAGAGGCGTCGCAGCGCTGGGCGGATGATGTGCTGGCCAAGGAGCGCGCGCTAAATCAAAAcgtgaagcagctgcaggtggaCCTTGTGCGTGAGCGTGAGCTGAAGGACAAGGAGGTTGCGGAACGCCTCGCCCGCATCTCGGCATTGAAGGTAGAGCTGCACAAGCTAAAAACTgccttgcagcagcgcagtgAGGCAGCCAAGGCCTGCGGTGAAGCGGCCACTGAAAACCTTCAGCGTGAGGGCGCCGCCGAGGTGCGGGACGTGAGAAAAGCGATACAGCAGGATGAGCAGCTGCTCTCCATCGGCGCCACGACGCACGAAGTGTTTAGCGCGTACCTACACGAACGCACTACCGCAATGGACTCGTTGGCTGGCGAGTGGGAAGCCAAGACGCTCCATGAGCTCAAGAAGAAGGAGGCAGCAAAAATCGACGCGGAGGGGAGTCGCcaggcgtgtgcgcagcgTCTCACAGACCTCGAGCACGAGCGAGACGCTCAGCAGGAACTCAAGGGGCAGCGCGACTCTGCGcaaaaggcagaggaggacgCACGGAGGCGAGCTGAAGAGCAGCGGGACGCCGAGtacgcggcagcgtcggtgCTGGAGGCCGCGCTTAAGGCCATGATGACGCGACAAACCATCAGCAAGCTACAGAAGAGctccaaaaagaaaaagaagaaggcggcaAGCTAATCTGGAATACGAGACTGCCCATGCTATCCACACGCGTCATCCCTGTGCGCTTGTTTTCTTCTGTGAgtctgcgtgtgctgtgTAGAGCGTGTATGCCACAGTTGCAGTAGCAGCGACAGCATCCGCAGCAAGTGCCTCTGAGCCACGGACACGTGACGAGCACATCCATGTAAATAAGGTGGttctcttgtttttcttttgctttcctCTTGCAACGTATGTACATGCACCCCTCTGTCCTCTCCATCgctgtttttgtgtgtgtatgtgttgtTGCGGCCAttgtgctggtgctgcgcgcaccTACGACTGGTTATCGgggggatggagggagggagagaggttTGCGGCAGATACGTGTGTCTGTCCACCTTGGCCctgcgtacgtgcgtgtgtgtgtgtgtgtgtcttggcGTATTGTCTGTGTCTGTTGACGAATATGCAGGCACATATGCACACAAGACGCCTCCCACATACCAGCAGTacacacagagcgagaggTGGATTGCtctgcccttttttttttcgcgtgcgtcgtcgtcgtgcgcaGGCTAACGGGCACTGCAGCAAAGCGCGTGAGGCACGTATATCGGGcgcttcctcttcgtccCGCACTGAAGGCTGTACCGGAGGCGAGGGTGAGCACAAACGATTCTACACGCATATGAGCACTGACGGCGAGGCCCAGACGCCCTCATGCCCAcgaggcagcgacgctgtTCTGAGGGCCGTCGCTTCGAGGTGTCCGTGGGGCGTAGTCGGTGGGGGTGGGAAGAAAAGGGGGGTGCACCACGTCCGCTGTCAAACAACAGCGCACCTGGCGTGCCCCTCTGTTTGCAGAAGGGCACACTCCCCCACATGAATGCGCATTCTTATCTTTGATCTCTGACTTGGTCCCGttcgccctcgcccttcctGCAACGATCGCTACCTGTGCATGGCAGAGGTTGGAGGCGGTCATCATCAAGCACCGACACGCATAGGTGCACACTAACGTGTCGGACAAGCACATCAGCAGGTGTGAATTCGCTGGAAACAATAGCTTGTCTCCTCGCGCCTGAAAGTCGGTGCTGTTCTTTGTTCTCACAGCAGCACGGCTCTCCGTTGAGAGCGCCTCTTCACGTACGCGGAAGCATGTCCAAGGACAAAAGGCCTCGCCTGGCAAAGAAGGCCGGCAAGGCATCCAACAGAAAACGAAAGCGGGTAACCTCTTTGCCGACTGCGGCGCCCGTTCACCGGGCCCCTCGGATGCAACATGCGGAAAGCACACCCGCTGCCCCCAAGTCCATTGAAGACGTTGCTCGTCTGTTCATCGGGGTGGgcaaaagcagcagcaacggtgaCGAAGCGTACGCGAGCACGGAGAGCATCAGCCTACAAATAAAGAGGGCAAAGGCCTCTATGAGGCGACTCCGCGAAGGCGCAGCGAACGGGGCAGGGGAAAGGAACTCACCGATGAAACGGCAAAAACGTTCCACAACCGGTACACTGTCGTCTGCGACCACGAACAACACGATGGCGTTCGAGAGGAAGGCGCGCAGGCAGCCAAAAGTGGCGGAGCGATATGAGGATGatgaagacgacgaggaggatgtCGAACTGTCAAAGGCTGTACAGGCACAGACGCTGAGCTTCCTGCAGCACTTGAACTCGAAGAGTAGCAAAGCCTTCTGGGGGCTGCGCGACGTCGCGCAAGGTAAGTtatccgcagcagcagccacgacTGCCACGTCATCCTCGTCCCAACTCCCGTCATTCTCGAGAACGAAGGCTGCGAAGGGCAACGCCAAGGGGGCGAAGAAGGTGGCAGATGACGGAGAGCAGCTATGGCGCGTTGGTGGCCCGTACATCTCCAGTGGCCAGGCCGATGACACCGATGAGAGTAAGCGGGAACGCGGCCGCACCAGCGACTCCGAATCGCAGAGCtccacgagcagcagcgagccgTCCTGGGTGACGGACAGCAGCGAAGACGAGAACTACGACGAGGCGGAAAGCGCTCCagtcgccgctggcgccacgAGCCGACGCAATGCCGCGGAGCCGCTaaagcgaggcggcggtggtggccgcctATTccagggcggcggcgatggcgtctGGGACGAAGATTGATTTGACGACGGAGGCATGGGCGAGCGCCTTTAGAAAGACCAGTATATGCTCTGCTGGTGGGCAGAGAGTGAAGAGCATATCTGTACGTGGGTTCGGAAAGCTTCCATGCACCGCTGTGTGACTGCTTCCTGGCTGGTATCGACTACCGGGCCGCATTACGCACAAAAAAGATGGCGCACGGATGTGCTTCAGAGAAGAGAGGTGTGTGCGACGGCAGATGGATTGGTAAAGAGCGGCAACTTTCCTGTCTCCTGCCCAGTCATTCCCGCGTAGCTGTACAGCGTGGAGGCGCAACACGCACATTACAAAGAGTAGTGTGCCTCATGTAACGAGTGATACGCTTGTCGCTTTCACATCGGgcatgcacgtgcgtggGCGTTAGCGTGCAGCCttgcttctcctccctccctctcctctcttaTGTTGGCTTGCCAAACTCCATTCATGGCTGCTCCGCTGTCGGTTTttctcgtttctttttttttttgcatcGCCACTCCTTCAACTCCCTCTGTCCTTCTCATTTTATTTTTGGCACTACACATCGGTCacttcctccctcaccctcccAAACACATACACCCACGCACGTGCATGGAACGCCAGTGCTTCCTATCGACATACACACTCTCAAAGACGAGTGGTCCCGTCATTACCCGCACACCCCACTATCATTTTTCTTTTGCAGTATTATCTCTCTTATCCCTCACGGAGGTATTTCTCGCTCGCATATAAACACGCGTGCCTACCGCCCCCCTAACCCACTccatacacacaaacactGCCGCACGTCCTCTGAAGCATGTCGTCTCCCAGCAGCTTCAAGAAGCTTCAGgtcgtctccctctccaaaGACTTccgcagctccacctccgtcgttgaggcgcagctgccggaggAAGTGCCGGAGGGGATGGTTCGCGTGTCTGTCAAGTACGCCGGCGTCAACGCGAGCGACTTGAACTTCACGAATGGTTCGTACCTCAAGAACGCGCGGCCACCCTTCGACTGTGGATTCGAGGCGGCCGGCACAGTGGTGAAGATCGGTGCCGGTGTCGCGAACGTGAAGGAGGGTGACCCCGTCGTGCTAATGCAGTACGGCTGTTTTGCTGAGTTCCTCGACGCACCTGCAGAGATATGTATACCAGTGCCAGAGTTGAAGCCTGAGTACATTGTGCTCCCTGTCAGCGCTCtcacggccgccgtcgcgcttgGCGAGGTGGGTCGCGTAAAGAAGGACGACGTGGCgctggtgacggcggcggccggtgGCACGGGCCAGATCGCGGTGCAGTTGCTCAAGCACGTCTACGGTTGCACGGTGATTGGCACCTGCTCCTCCGAGGAGAAGGCCCGGTTCCTCAAGAGCATTGGCTGCGACCACGTTATCAACTACAAGACGGAGAGCCTTGACAGCCGCCTGCACATGCTTTGTCCGAAAGGCGTGGATGTCGTCTACGAGTGCGTTGGCGGCCAGACTTTCAACGATGCCGTCCGCCACGTCGCCGTGCACGGCCGTGTTGTGATCATCGGCTCCATTTCGAGCTACAAGAGCGGTGAAGCGGTGCCCTTTTCGCACCCCAGCGGCACCTCGATGACGATGCTGCTCCTAACCAAGTCTGCGTCCCTGAACGGTTTCTTCCTTCCGCAGTTCTACGACGTCATCCCGAAGTACATGGCAAGCCTGCTGCAGTACCTCAAGGCCGGCCAGGTCAAGCTCTTCGTGGACGAGAAGGTGTTTCATGGATTGAGCAGTGTCGCAGACGCCGTTGATCATCTGTACTCGGGCACGAGCTGCGGCAAAGTCTTGGTTGAAATCCAGTAGTGCCGAAGGAGAGTGCGAGCGCTGCATCGCATGCGCCGGTTTTTGTAGGGGAATTCGGCTGCCAGAGAAACGGCGGGCGGTAGAGGAAAAAGGAAACGGGCTGCCGTTATTTCGgtgtggatgtgtgcgtgtccgtACACCAATCGGCGAGGTGAAAAAAGGCGGAACAAGCCCGTCACGGCAATCAAAAGCGCATAGACAACCTGCGTCCACGCTCTCGTCGCCCCCGCATTCCCCTCGACCGACGTCTGTGGCGTtaacgcgcgcgcaccatGGCACTCCAGTCTAGcgctccccttccctcccctcaaCCTTTTCAACGCGCCGTCTCTGcgccttccctcctcctttttgcTCACTTTCTGGCTCTTCTGGACTTGCGCTggtctgcgtgcgcgttttCGCGCATACTGTTGTAGCAGCTGTGCCGGTCCCTGAGTcttgcgtgcgcatgtgcgtgtgtgaacCTTTTCTTTCTTGATTCAtgggcgcacgtgcacaccgtGATGCATCTCGTGTCCTCTCTTGTCATTTCTCTTGTTCGTGTTTTGCGATTACGGTCGTTCGATatctgcaccaccgccaaaCCAAAAGGGTGCCGACCAACGCGCCCCCGTGGCCCCTCCATGTCTTTCCATATCGGCTTGGGGCACGCTCTCTCGTTTGTCCGCACTCTTGTTTGCTGCAGCACTCTgtctctttttctccctccccacaATCTCTGTTACCGTGGGCATGAGAGGACCGGCGCGATACGGGTTGTAAGCGAAGCGGCAC comes from the Leishmania infantum JPCM5 genome chromosome 36 genome and includes:
- a CDS encoding transcription factor S-II-like protein codes for the protein MIDQFFVGLTPSPPARCHFAWPPLPSFSPSFTLCLPVAVRYLVCRRTEARLLNKAAAVITRATNTMSASSEAAKLQTPPQQRQVHYISDNVYSLGTLSCAVCGQTFPIHTNACQRSTCGWCGTLHEPGTHSALQKHHRAMRRTSDGVKTSSKMCSLDTSAALFFTEKEVTAAVEYIRQTLGGTSPFGAAPGAVGGAKSAGITEVDNRIIEEAFCETCGVHRPCKTFARQTRSADEGQTIFFQCTKCSSEWQQNS
- a CDS encoding putative oxidoreductase; translation: MSSPSSFKKLQVVSLSKDFRSSTSVVEAQLPEEVPEGMVRVSVKYAGVNASDLNFTNGSYLKNARPPFDCGFEAAGTVVKIGAGVANVKEGDPVVLMQYGCFAEFLDAPAEICIPVPELKPEYIVLPVSALTAAVALGEVGRVKKDDVALVTAAAGGTGQIAVQLLKHVYGCTVIGTCSSEEKARFLKSIGCDHVINYKTESLDSRLHMLCPKGVDVVYECVGGQTFNDAVRHVAVHGRVVIIGSISSYKSGEAVPFSHPSGTSMTMLLLTKSASLNGFFLPQFYDVIPKYMASLLQYLKAGQVKLFVDEKVFHGLSSVADAVDHLYSGTSCGKVLVEIQ